A window of Phyllopteryx taeniolatus isolate TA_2022b chromosome 19, UOR_Ptae_1.2, whole genome shotgun sequence contains these coding sequences:
- the wnt3 gene encoding proto-oncogene Wnt-3 encodes MDLYLIGYLACVWLCGSRVLGGYPIWWSLALGQQYSSLGSQPILCGSIPGLVPKQLRFCRNYIEIMPSVAEGVKLGIQECQHQFRGRRWNCTTIKDNLAIFGPVLDKATRESSFVHAIASAGVAFAVTRSCAEGTSTMCGCDSHHKGPPGEGWKWGGCSEDAEFGVLVSREFADARENRPDARSAMNRHNNEAGRTTILDHMHLRCKCHGLSGSCEVKTCWWAQPDFRMLGDYLKDKYDSASEMVVEKHRESRGWVETLRVKYAFFKHPTERDLVYYEGSPNFCEPNQETGSFGTRDRACNVSSHGIEGCDLLCCGRGHNTRTEKRKEKCHCIFHWCCYVSCQECVRVYDVHTCK; translated from the exons GTCGCTGGCCCTGGGGCAGCAGTACTCATCCTTGGGCTCCCAACCCATCCTGTGCGGCTCCATCCCAGGCCTGGTTCCCAAGCAGCTGCGCTTCTGCCGCAACTACATCGAGATCATGCCCAGCGTGGCCGAGGGCGTCAAACTGGGCATCCAGGAGTGCCAGCACCAGTTCCGCGGGCGGCGGTGGAACTGCACCACCATCAAGGACAACCTAGCCATCTTCGGCCCGGTGCTGGATAAAG CAACCAGAGAGTCGTCGTTTGTCCACGCCATCGCTTCGGCCGGCGTCGCCTTCGCCGTGACGCGTTCCTGCGCCGAGGGCACGTCCACCATGTGCGGCTGCGACTCCCATCACAAGGGACCGCCCGGGGAGGGCTGGAAGTGGGGTGGCTGCAGCGAGGACGCAGAGTTTGGCGTGCTGGTATCCCGGGAGTTTGCCGACGCCCGGGAAAACCGGCCGGACGCCCGCTCCGCCATGAACCGGCACAACAACGAAGCGGGACGCACG ACCATCCTGGACCACATGCATCTGCGCTGCAAGTGCCACGGCCTGTCGGGGAGCTGCGAGGTGAAGACCTGCTGGTGGGCGCAGCCCGACTTCCGCATGCTGGGCGACTACCTGAAGGACAAGTACGACAGCGCCTCTGAGATGGTGGTGGAGAAGCACCGGGAGTCCCGCGGCTGGGTGGAGACCCTGCGCGTCAAGTACGCCTTCTTCAAGCACCCCACTGAGCGCGACCTGGTCTACTATGAGGGCTCGCCGAATTTCTGCGAGCCCAACCAGGAGACGGGCTCCTTCGGGACGCGAGACCGCGCCTGCAACGTGTCGTCGCACGGCATCGAGGGTTGCGACCTGCTGTGCTGCGGCCGCGGGCACAACACCCGGACCGAGAAGCGCAAGGAGAAGTGCCACTGCATCTTCCACTGGTGCTGTTACGTCAGCTGCCAGGAGTGTGTGCGCGTTTATGACGTGCACACGTGCAAGTGA